A stretch of Pogona vitticeps strain Pit_001003342236 chromosome 5, PviZW2.1, whole genome shotgun sequence DNA encodes these proteins:
- the LOC110070400 gene encoding aldo-keto reductase family 1 member C3 isoform X3, with the protein MALTKGRRLTMNDGNTIPVIGFGTHCADPSQKRICLESIKIAIEVGFRHFDGAYLYGTEEQVGQAISQKIADGTIKREDIFYTGKLWSTFHRPELVLKCLEESLKKLQFDYMDLFLIHNPYSLKPGPELVQKGEDGKFITDNVDLRKTWEAMEACKDAGLVKSIGVSNFTCKQLEMILNKPGLKYKPVLNQVECHAYWSRSKLLTFCKSHGILLEAYNVLGTQRDPEWIDQNMPVLLEDPVLNAIAKKYNQSPALVALRHQLQRGLVVIIKSVKKHRIEEHMQV; encoded by the exons ATGGCCCTCACCAAAGGTCGTAGGCTGACCATGAACGACGGCAACACCATCCCTGTGATCGGATTCGGCACGCATTGCGCAGATCCT AGTCAAAAAAGGATATGTTTGGAATCCATCAAGATAGCAATCGAAGTTGGCTTTCGCCACTTTGACGGCGCATATTTATATGGCACTGAAGAGCAAGTTGGACAAGCCATTTCTCAGAAGATTGCAGATGGAACGATAAAAAGGGAAGACATTTTTTACACCGGAAAG CTTTGGAGTACCTTCCACCGACCTGAGTTAGTTCTGAAGTGCTTAGAAGAATCACTGAAGAAGCTCCAGTTTGACTACATGGATCTGTTCTTAATTCATAATCCTTATTCTCTGAAG CCTGGACCAGAATTGGTACAGAAGGGAGAAGATGGAAAATTTATTACTGACAATGTAGATCTTCGTAAAACATGGGAG GCAATGGAGGCATGCAAAGACGCAGGCTTGGTGAAGTCTATTGGAGTGTCCAATTTCACCTGTAAGCAGCTGGAGATGATCCTGAACAAGCCAGGGCTGAAATACAAGCCTGTTTTGAACCAG GTTGAATGCCATGCTTATTGGAGCCGAAGCAAGCTGCTGACCTTCTGCAAATCACATGGGATCCTCCTGGAAGCATACAATGTTTTGGGAACTCAGAGGGATCCTGAAtg GATAGATCAGAACATGCCTGTTCTGCTTGAAGACCCAGTCTTGAACGCCATTGCCAAGAAGTACAATCAAAGTCCTGCTCTGGTGGCTCTGCGGCATCAGTTGCAACGTGGCCTGGTGGTCATTATCAAGTCTGTGAAGAAACACCGGATTGAAGAACACATGCAG
- the LOC110071445 gene encoding aldo-keto reductase family 1 member C3 isoform X4, translating into MAFTKDHRLTMNDGNKIPVYGFGTYCGDASQKSKCEEAVKTAIEVGFRHIDGAYLYDTEDQVGRAVRQKIADGTIKREDIFYTGKLWSTFHRPELVRKCLEESLKKLQFDYMDLFIIHSPYSMKPGPELRPRGENGKLIPDVVDLRKTWEAMEACKDAGLVKSIGVSNFTIKQLEMILNKPGLKYKPVLNQVECHVYWSRNKLLAFCNSHGILLEAYSVLGTQRDPAWIDQNLPVLLEDSVLNAIAKKYSRTPALVALRHQLQRGVVVLAKSFNKHRIEEIIQVFDFSLSEEDMKTLDGLNKNQSYLKDGLTDHHPLFQQPDN; encoded by the exons ATGGCGTTTACAAAAGACCACAGACTGACCATGAATGATGGCAACAAAATCCCCGTCTATGGATTCGGCACCTATTGCGGAGATGCT AGCCAAAAAAGCAAGTGCGAGGAAGCTGTCAAGACAGCAATAGAAGTTGGCTTCCGTCACATTGATGGCGCATACTTATATGACACTGAAGATCAGGTTGGACGCGCTGTTCGACAGAAGATTGCTGATGGGACAATAAAAAGGGAAGACATTTTTTACACAGGAAAG CTTTGGAGTACCTTCCACCGGCCTGAGTTAGTTCGGAAGTGCTTAGAAGAATCTCTGAAGAAGCTCCAGTTTGACTACATGGATCTGTTCATAATTCACAGTCCTTATTCTATGAAG CCTGGCCCAGAATTAAGGCCCAGGGGAGAAAATGGAAAATTAATTCCTGATGTGGTAGATCTTCGTAAAACATGGGAG GCGATGGAGGCGTGCAAAGACGCAGGCTTGGTGAAGTCTATTGGAGTGTCTAATTTCACCATTAAGCAGCTGGAGATGATCCTGAACAAGCCAGGGCTGAAATACAAGCCTGTTTTGAACCAG GTCGAATGTCATGTCTATTGGAGCCGAAACAAGCTGCTGGCCTTCTGCAACTCTCATGGGATCCTCCTGGAAGCATATAGTGTCTTGGGAACTCAGAGGGATCCTGCATG GATAGATCAGAACTTACCTGTTCTTCTTGAAGACTCAGTCCTGAACGCCATTGCCAAGAAGTACAGCCGAACCCCGGCTCTGGTGGCCCTACGCCATCAGTTGCAACGTGGTGTGGTGGTCCTTGCCAAGTCTTTCAACAAACATCGCATTGAGGAAATAATCCAG GtatttgatttctctctctccgaGGAAGACATGAAAACTCTTGACGGCCTCAACAAAAACCAGTCATACCTTAAAGATGGATT AACCGATCACCATCCCCTATTTCAACAGCCAGATAACTGA
- the LOC110071445 gene encoding aldo-keto reductase family 1 member C3 isoform X6, translating to MALAKDHRLTMNDGNKIPIYGFGTFCGDASQKSKCEEAVKTAIEVGFRHIDGAYIYDNEDQVGRAVRQKIADGTIKREDIFYTGKLWSTFHRPELVRKCLEESLKKLQFDYMDLFIIHSPYSMKPGPELMPRGENGKFIPDVVDLRKTWEAMEACKDAGLVKSIGVSNFTIKQLEMILNKPGLKYKPVLNQVECHAFWSRNKLLAFCKSHGILLEAFSVLGTQRVPAWTDVNLPVLLEDPVLNAVAKKYSRTPAQVALRHQLQRGVVVLAKSFNKHRIEEIIQVFDFSLSEEDMKTLDGLNKNQSYLKDGVTDHHPLFQQPDN from the exons ATGGCGCTTGCAAAAGACCACAGACTGACCATGAATGATGGCAACAAAATCCCCATCTATGGATTCGGCACCTTTTGCGGAGATGCT AGCCAAAAAAGCAAGTGCGAGGAAGCTGTCAAGACAGCAATAGAAGTTGGCTTCCGTCACATTGATGGCGCATACATATATGACAATGAAGATCAGGTTGGACGTGCTGTTCGACAGAAGATTGCTGATGGGACAATAAAAAGGGAAGACATTTTTTACACAGGAAAG CTTTGGAGTACCTTCCACCGGCCTGAGTTAGTTCGGAAGTGCTTAGAAGAATCTCTGAAGAAACTCCAGTTTGACTACATGGATCTGTTCATAATTCACAGTCCTTATTCTATGAAG cctGGCCCAGAATTAATGCCCAGGggagaaaatggaaaattcattcctgatgtGGTAGATCTTCGTAAAACGTGGGAG GCGATGGAGGCGTGCAAAGACGCAGGCTTGGTGAAGTCTATTGGAGTGTCTAATTTCACCATTAAGCAGCTGGAGATGATCCTGAACAAGCCAGGGCTGAAATACAAGCCTGTTTTGAACCAG GTTGAATGCCATGCCTTTTGGAGCCGAAACAAGCTGCTGGCCTTCTGCAAATCCCATGGGATCCTCCTGGAAGCATTTAGTGTCTTGGGAACTCAGAGGGTTCCTGCATG GACAGATGTGAACTTACCTGTTCTTCTTGAAGACCCAGTCTTGAACGCAGTTGCCAAGAAGTACAGCCGAACCCCGGCTCAGGTGGCTCTACGCCATCAGTTGCAACGTGGTGTGGTGGTCCTTGCGAAGTCTTTCAACAAACATCGCATTGAGGAAATAATCCAG GTATTTGATTTCTCCCTCTCTGAGGAAGACATGAAAACCCTTGATGGCCTCAACAAAAACCAGTCATACCTTAAAGACGGAGT AACCGATCACCATCCCCTATTTCAACAGCCAGATAACTGA
- the LOC110071445 gene encoding aldo-keto reductase family 1 member C3 isoform X8, whose product MALAKDHRLTMNDGNKIPIYGFGTFCGDASQKSKCEEAVKTAIEVGFRHIDGAYIYDNEDQVGRAVRQKIADGTIKREDIFYTGKLWSTFHRPELVRKCLEESLKKLQFDYMDLFIIHSPYSMKPGPELMPRGENGKFIPDVVDLRKTWEAMEACKDAGLVKSIGVSNFTIKQLEMILNKPGLKYKPVLNQVECHAFWSRNKLLAFCKSHGILLEAFSVLGTQRVPAWTDVNLPVLLEDPVLNAVAKKYSRTPAQVALRHQLQRGVVVLAKSFNKHRIEEIIQNRSPSPISTAR is encoded by the exons ATGGCGCTTGCAAAAGACCACAGACTGACCATGAATGATGGCAACAAAATCCCCATCTATGGATTCGGCACCTTTTGCGGAGATGCT AGCCAAAAAAGCAAGTGCGAGGAAGCTGTCAAGACAGCAATAGAAGTTGGCTTCCGTCACATTGATGGCGCATACATATATGACAATGAAGATCAGGTTGGACGTGCTGTTCGACAGAAGATTGCTGATGGGACAATAAAAAGGGAAGACATTTTTTACACAGGAAAG CTTTGGAGTACCTTCCACCGGCCTGAGTTAGTTCGGAAGTGCTTAGAAGAATCTCTGAAGAAACTCCAGTTTGACTACATGGATCTGTTCATAATTCACAGTCCTTATTCTATGAAG cctGGCCCAGAATTAATGCCCAGGggagaaaatggaaaattcattcctgatgtGGTAGATCTTCGTAAAACGTGGGAG GCGATGGAGGCGTGCAAAGACGCAGGCTTGGTGAAGTCTATTGGAGTGTCTAATTTCACCATTAAGCAGCTGGAGATGATCCTGAACAAGCCAGGGCTGAAATACAAGCCTGTTTTGAACCAG GTTGAATGCCATGCCTTTTGGAGCCGAAACAAGCTGCTGGCCTTCTGCAAATCCCATGGGATCCTCCTGGAAGCATTTAGTGTCTTGGGAACTCAGAGGGTTCCTGCATG GACAGATGTGAACTTACCTGTTCTTCTTGAAGACCCAGTCTTGAACGCAGTTGCCAAGAAGTACAGCCGAACCCCGGCTCAGGTGGCTCTACGCCATCAGTTGCAACGTGGTGTGGTGGTCCTTGCGAAGTCTTTCAACAAACATCGCATTGAGGAAATAATCCAG AACCGATCACCATCCCCTATTTCAACAGCCAGATAA
- the LOC110071445 gene encoding aldo-keto reductase family 1 member C3 isoform X5: protein MALAKDHRLTMNDGNKIPIYGFGTFCGDASQKSKCEEAVKTAIEVGFRHIDGAYIYDNEDQVGRAVRQKIADGTIKREDIFYTGKLWSTFHRPELVRKCLEESLKKLQFDYMDLFIIHSPYSMKPGPELMPRGENGKFIPDVVDLRKTWEAMEACKDAGLVKSIGVSNFTIKQLEMILNKPGLKYKPVLNQVECHAFWSRNKLLAFCKSHGILLEAFSVLGTQRVPAWTDVNLPVLLEDPVLNAVAKKYSRTPAQVALRHQLQRGVVVLAKSFNKHRIEEIIQVFDFSLSEEDMKTLDGLNKNQSYLKDGVTDHHPLFQQQDN, encoded by the exons ATGGCGCTTGCAAAAGACCACAGACTGACCATGAATGATGGCAACAAAATCCCCATCTATGGATTCGGCACCTTTTGCGGAGATGCT AGCCAAAAAAGCAAGTGCGAGGAAGCTGTCAAGACAGCAATAGAAGTTGGCTTCCGTCACATTGATGGCGCATACATATATGACAATGAAGATCAGGTTGGACGTGCTGTTCGACAGAAGATTGCTGATGGGACAATAAAAAGGGAAGACATTTTTTACACAGGAAAG CTTTGGAGTACCTTCCACCGGCCTGAGTTAGTTCGGAAGTGCTTAGAAGAATCTCTGAAGAAACTCCAGTTTGACTACATGGATCTGTTCATAATTCACAGTCCTTATTCTATGAAG cctGGCCCAGAATTAATGCCCAGGggagaaaatggaaaattcattcctgatgtGGTAGATCTTCGTAAAACGTGGGAG GCGATGGAGGCGTGCAAAGACGCAGGCTTGGTGAAGTCTATTGGAGTGTCTAATTTCACCATTAAGCAGCTGGAGATGATCCTGAACAAGCCAGGGCTGAAATACAAGCCTGTTTTGAACCAG GTTGAATGCCATGCCTTTTGGAGCCGAAACAAGCTGCTGGCCTTCTGCAAATCCCATGGGATCCTCCTGGAAGCATTTAGTGTCTTGGGAACTCAGAGGGTTCCTGCATG GACAGATGTGAACTTACCTGTTCTTCTTGAAGACCCAGTCTTGAACGCAGTTGCCAAGAAGTACAGCCGAACCCCGGCTCAGGTGGCTCTACGCCATCAGTTGCAACGTGGTGTGGTGGTCCTTGCGAAGTCTTTCAACAAACATCGCATTGAGGAAATAATCCAG GTATTTGATTTCTCCCTCTCTGAGGAAGACATGAAAACCCTTGATGGCCTCAACAAAAACCAGTCATACCTTAAAGACGGAGT AACCGATCATCATCCCCTATTTCAACAGCAAGATAACTGA